The bacterium HR11 region CCAGGATCTCCTTCTCCTTCGCCTTCGCCGCCTGCTCGATTTTCTCGATGTACTCGTCGGTCAGCTTCTGGACCTGGTCTCGGGCCCGACGGGCGTCGTCCTCGGAACACTTCTTGTCCTTCTCCAGCGTCTTGATGTGCTCGTTGCCGTCCCGGCGGATCATGCGAATGGCCGTCTTGCCCTCCTCGGCGATCTTCCACACCTGCTTGGCAAATTCCCGCCGCCGTTCCTCGGTCAAGGGCGGGATGGGGACCCGGACGACCTTCCCGTCGTTGACGGGCGACAGTCCCAGGTCCGACGTCAGGATGGCCTTCTCGATGACGGCCAACATGCGGGGCTCCCAGGGCTGGATGACGACGAGGTTGGGTTCGGGAATCCGAATCGTGGCGACCTGCGAGATGGGGGTCGGCGTCCCGTAATAGTCGACCCGGATGTGGTCGAACAAATGGATCGAGGCCCGCCCCGTACGAATCGCCTTGAGCTCCTCCTGGACCTTACTGAGCGTCTTCTCCATGCGGGTCCGGAGGTCTTTCATCAAGGCCTGAAAGACGTCCTCCATGGACTGCCTCCCTGGACCGGGTCTTGGGTGCCCGGTGCCGGCGTCTGGGACGTGAGTCCCAATCTCCGCCACCGGACACCTGGGACCATCCCGGCCTACTTGCGGCGACGCCGACGCCACCACCAGACCGGGGCCAACAGACTCAAGAAGGCCATCCAGGAGCGACCCGTCAGTCGCCCCAGGGTTTCCAGGACTCCGGCCAGGTCCTCGACGCTTCGCCGGACCTTCCGAGTGACGACGCCTGTGTCATCTAACTGTCGGTCCAGTTTGTACGTGATCGATTTCAAGTTTCGGACGACTTCGCCCGAGTGGTTCAAAAAGTCCTGGACCTGGACGAGGGTCTGGCGGAAGGTCCGCAGGGTCTGGACGACGTGAAAGGTCA contains the following coding sequences:
- the frr gene encoding Ribosome-recycling factor, producing MEDVFQALMKDLRTRMEKTLSKVQEELKAIRTGRASIHLFDHIRVDYYGTPTPISQVATIRIPEPNLVVIQPWEPRMLAVIEKAILTSDLGLSPVNDGKVVRVPIPPLTEERRREFAKQVWKIAEEGKTAIRMIRRDGNEHIKTLEKDKKCSEDDARRARDQVQKLTDEYIEKIEQAAKAKEKEILET